Genomic segment of Corvus moneduloides isolate bCorMon1 chromosome 14, bCorMon1.pri, whole genome shotgun sequence:
ctcctgctccttgtctcaagctgcctggtgctggtggCTCTCCCACCAAGGCAGAGGTTTAAATCCAGCTGTGACTGTCCAAACACACTTCTCacctgggatttgggaatttggCCTCGGTGTGACACTCAAAAACTCCTGGAGCTGAAGATCCAATCCTCACCCTCATCTCTGTATCAATAATTGTGAGGGTTGGAAAAAGCAGGGATGAGGTGCCTACATGGAGGGCAGAGGTCAGAAGTCCAGGAGTTCACCTGGATTCGTGCAGGGATTGAGGATGGTCTGACACAGGGGAGTCTGACTCTGATGGCACCTGGGTACTGGTGGCACTGTCctaagttttcttctttctttagtaatttaaaaagccatttcCAAGTTACTTTAAAAGTATAAAACAATGAGGGACCTGGCGATTCTCGAGCAGAGCAGTTCCCAGGCTGGCCACACTGAGGTAGCACCGATATCCTCACCGGAACAGCgctggaaaggagggaggacTCTTCCGACCTCTGCAGTCCAAATCTTCTATAAAATTGACACAATCTCTGACTCGTACTCATTTTTCCCTTGCTGGAGTTTCGTGGGAAATCCAAAACTCTTCATGGTGCGAAAAAAGGCGAAGTCACAAAACATTCAGTGCTTTGGACGATCAGTGGGGATGAGCTGCTTTCCATTGAGTCGTTTGTGGGAACTAAACACAGGAATGTCATGGGAGGAAACCACGGGCATCCCCTCACCTTTACCTTGTGAATGCAGATCCGGGAAGGGATCCCGGGCAGGGACGGAGTCCCCTCAGCCCCGGCGCCCGCGGAGCGCCCGGCGGCTGCTCTCCAGGGTGCTGATGTGCCCCGGCCGTGCCCGGCTGCCGCGGGACCCCTGTCCGGCCCATGGGAGAGGGTCAGTGCACATGGGAGAGGGTCAAAGAACATGGGAGAGGGTCAATCCCTACAGGAGAGGGTCAGTGCCCATGGGAGAGGGTCAATCCCTACAGGAGAGGGTCAGTGCCCATGGGAGAGTGTCAGTGCCCACGGGAGAGGGTCAGTGCCCATGGGAGAGGGTCAGTGCCCACGGGAGAGGGTCAGTGCCCATGGGAGAGGGTCAAAGAACATGGGAGAGGGTCAATCCCTACAGGAGAGGGTCAGTGCCCATGGGAGAGGGTCAGTGCCCATGGGAGGGGGTCAGTGCCCACGGGAGAGGGTCAGTGCCCATGGGAGAGGGTCAATCCCTACAGGAGAGGGTCAATCCCTACAGGAGAGGGTCAGTGCCCATGGGAGAGGGTCAGTGCCCATGGGAGGGGGTCAGTGCCCATGGGACGGGGTCAGTGCCCATGGGACAGGGTTTTGCTCCCTCCACTGGAGCCCACCTCGGTTCTGTCCCACACACTGATCCCTCtgagtgctgagctgctggctggcCTGGAGGGCACCGGTTCCGTGGCTTTCCCGTTCACTGGAGTGTGAAACATGGAGTGACACATTTGGGGATCTCACACCTGACCCGAACCACAGGAAACTCGAAATTTGTCATGGAAACGTAGCAAGTATTTGGAATGTGTTGCTGATGGAGGAGCTTCTCTTGGAGTGAtggtgctggagcacagcaggcTTTGCTGCCTGATGGTTATTGTTGTCTCCAGGAGAAGCAACCTGTGAGGCTCAATGTTTTTCCCTGGAGAAACCACTGGCCACATGCCAGCATtccagctgtccctgtcccaaCCTCTGCTGGGCTCCCTGTCTATTGGAAAAGCCTCTGTATTTTGAGTATTCCAATTAAAACTGATGGTTTACATAATGCAGCATTAAATCTTTATGAATTTAATTCCGTTCTTTATTCAGCAAGATTCATTGTGAATATTGGACAGTGGGACAAAGTGGATTAACAGGTGGCAATACAGTTTTCTTCTGGATGGTTCGTTCCCTGCACAAACCACAACCAGCAAGAGAAAAGGAACTTCCTTCTTGTCTACTCCCATCTCATCCCTCTTGAACCCTAATTCCCGCAGCAGATTCCAGACTTTTATCATGATCATACTGGAAAGGAGAGCTTCGGATCAGCAATCCCAGTGTTTCCTGTGGAGGAATGTTGAGTTCTCCATCCCCCTGCGCAGGAaggatgcaggggaaggagcctTCCGGGGAATGGCTGCTCAGGAGCACAGGTTTCATCCCAGCTGCAAAGATGAGTTAGAGCTGAGTCTCAATGAGCTTCCCTTCGTCTCACGGGAGGGAAACAGGAATTTCCCAATGGGATTCACAGTGTGTGTGCCCAAGCCACCTCCCAGAGATGCCCACGGGCCACCTGGCGAGCCAGGTCTGAGCAGGTgcctgggaaagctgggaaagccAGGAGGGATGGTGTAGCCCAGCcttgggatgggcagggatCACCTCTTGGTGTGTAGGGCTGGTGTAGGATTCCTGACCTCCCAACCGcctttccttcagaaaagaCACGCAGGTCTCAAGGGTCCTCAAACCATCCTTTGTACACAGAGGAGTGGCAAACACTTCCCAAGGGCTGGGGAGATGGGAGGCTTttactggaaaaggaaaacaatccCTCTCTGCCGGAGAGttctgcaggcagggctgtttGCAGCCATGATGGATTTTTCTGTGGCCAGTGGGACTGCCTGACCACGAGCCCAAAAGTGCCCAGAGGAGCACTAAGAAcagcacaggctctgcagctgaacttcctcctcttcccagacTCGGCGGTCAGGCATTCTGCCCAGAAAAAGCTTGGAATCCAGCTGGAAGAAATGCACAGGCACTGTTCCCTCTGGAGAACGGGATGATGCCCCAGGATCCTCAGAGATTTCCATGGGAATTCTTTTATATTTGTGGTGGCCTTTCAGCTCCTCAGCCAGCACCAACCAGGAGTTGAAGTTTACTCCGTGTGCTAACCCAGACACAACTCCTGCCTCGTGGGTTCCTTTGGAATTATCTACTGGAAGGGGTGGGAACTTCCCTGTCCTTGGGAATCAATAGGAAAGCACCAATGAAGAAAGGAATCGCAGCTTCACCAGGACAAGCCCCGCACCAAGCTCCCCGTGCTGTCCCCTCACAGGCTGCAGGCCAGCTGGGAGCTGTCTGACAGGGTCTCCAGGTTGTCCACCAGAGTGATGATGGcttctattttctcttctggaagCACGTGGGAGGCGTTGGATCGAAACTTCTTCAGGAGCGACTCTTTGCTCAGGGGCTTCCTCCAGTGCCCATAGAAAGTGTCACATTTGCCCGTCAGGACGTCCCCgctgtgcaggagcagggccaCCTCTCCGTACATCTTGTCAAAGTTGGCCACGTTGTCTTCGGGGTGCTCCACCACCACCttgtccagcagctccctgagctcCTGCCGATGGATGCTGCTCTCGGAGAAGGAGCCCAGGCCCACCTCTCCATCCAGCAGGGCCGCGCAGGCGTTGAACTGGAAGGAGTGCCTTGCCTGGTGCTCCGAGCTGGGGAAAGGCCGGTTGATGTACTTGGACACCGGGATCTTCAGCATAATGGTGCGGatcagagagggagagaaggagccCGCGTAGTTGATGAAGAGGTTCCGGACGGACAAGGCAGCATCCACCACCCAGTGCATCCCCAGGTGAGCTGGGAAGCGCTTGAAGGCAatatcctgcttttccaggaggaaCTGGTGCTGCTGGCCGGGTGTGgacagtggtttgggttggtagACGCTGTAGAAGGCGCTGAAGCCAGAGCAGCCGGGGATATCATCCAGGATCAAGGGGTTGGCTTCCATCCCTCGGGCCGCCAGCAGAGCCGCTTCCAGGCCCAGGCGGGTGGCATTCCCGACGTGCAGCGGCTTGGCCTGGGTGGCAGCGTTGGCCATGGGCGCCCCGGCGAGGGACGCGGCGATGCCCAGGGCGTGGCAgcactgggcagagctgagggacaGCAGCTTGGCCGTGGCTGCGGCACTGCCCAGGGTGCCCACCACCGAGGGAGGGTGGAACCTGCAGGGCGATGGCAGGAatgggcagccctggctgcctcgCACCAAAGCACCCCTCCCACGGAAAAACGAATGGGAAATGAGGGGCCCGTCAGCCAGTGGAACTCCCTCATGGCTCTGGAGTGGGTGGGATTCACCTGACTCAAAATTAAACCATAAATTTTAACTAATAAATTAacttaaaataagaatttagtTTAACTCTAAATTTAGAGTAAATTAATGTAAATTAACTCTAAAAACTGGGTTTCTACTTGAAACCTCCTCAGACACACCAGGGTGAGCTCAGCATCTCCAGAAGGCAATTTGAACTTTCCTCAGGAGGTGCCATGGCTCGTGTCCACACAGCCAAACTTTCAATGCCTCAGACAAATAATTTGGCCTCAAATACACCCAAGGGAACAGTTCCTGGTTGATTCCATCACTTGGGTCAcaccagggcactgctggtggcagcagtTGGCCATGGGGCCGTGCCCACCACCAAACTCTTCTTGGCTCTGGgatcctgccctggctgggtcAGATAGTGCCCCTACAGACTCCCTGAGGGTTATTTTTGGGGCAAGATCCCTGGAAATCACCAAATAAACACATGGCACAATCACCTCTGGCACTGGGTTCTCAGCAAGGCTTTACCCTGGGGTAAAGCTAAATTAGACTGGACTTAAACTGGGCTTAACCTAAACTAACATTTGAAAACCCAGACTCGCCaaccctcttcctcctcagtgAAGAACAGGAGCTTTACCTTTTGGGAATGTCATGAGCCTCAGTGGAGAAGTGCATGAGCCTCCCTTGCACTTCCAGGCCCACGTTGAATGCCAGCAGGAAATCCAGGCCGGTGGGCTTGGTGTTCGGAGGGAGCATCTGGGAGGCTGCCAGGAGAGCCGGCAGCACGGCCCCGGAGGGGTGAGTGGCAGGGTGCCAGGTGTCGTCAAAATCCATGGAATGAGTCTGCCAGGAGACAGAGATAAGGACGTGCTGGCGGGTGCGGCTGGATGCTGAGGGAATGAGGGCTCCTTGCTGATATTCCTGAGGAAATTCTGCCAGAGcctcccctcagtgtccccacgGGGAGGTCTGGCTCCTCTAAAAGCCAGGAGATTCCCGGCTTTTGTCCCCCATCAGTGACCACTCTGCTTCCTGGAATTCTAGTTCCTGGCACCACCGGGCACAGGTTCCCCTGGGAATCCGGGAGCACAGATCCCCCTGGAAAAACCAGGAACACAGGTTCCCTTGGGAGAGCCGGGAGCACACATCCCCCGGGAAAAACCAGGAACACAGCTTCCCCTGGGAGAGCCGGGAGCACAGATCCCCTGGGAATCCGGGAGCACAGATCCCCCTGGAAAAGCCAGGAACACAGATTCCCCATGGAGAGCCGGGAGCACAGTTTCCCCTGGAAAAGCCAGGAGCACAGATTCCTCTGGGAATCCGGGAGCACAGATCCCCCGGGAATCCAGGAGCACAGATCCCCCGGGAAGATCCAGCCTTACCGCCACGCCGTTGGTGAAGGCTGCCAGCGTCGGGGAGAGCTTCACTCCCGGCTTTCCATAGACAGAGCTGACGGCCACGGAGGAGTAcagctcctgtgggagggagggagggaatgtCGGGGGAGGCCCtggagggagcggggccggtggcagcccccgcagccccggaGGTGGCGGTGGCGGGGCTGTCCGTACCCGGCAGTAGCGCAGGGCGATGTCGAAGACGCGCGTGGTGCTGCCCACCAGCCCCACGCCGATGCTGTCCAGGATCATCCTCTTGCTCCGCTGCCGCACGGTCTGGGACAGCTGCTCGGGCCGGGCCGCGTGGATGAACGAGGCGAAGCTGCTGGTCACCGTGTCCTCGGGAGCGCTCCGGGCCACCACTGCAGCgccgggacacagggagggaCAAGGACACCGGTGAGCCCCGCGCTGGCAGCCGCGGGCAGCTGCACCTGCCGGAGCCAGGTGGGGCGGTTTTAGGAGTCCTGCAAGAGCGGGGAGCTGGAATTCGTCATCCCCGTggctcccttccaacctgggATAACCTCTGATTTCCCTGTGTCCTATATATAAAATTCCATATTCTCTGGGCACCTCCTGGGGTGGCTTCCAGAAGGTTCAGGCgaagcagctccagagctcagCCCCATCCCGCCACCTTGGGTTTCCAACAGCCGTTTTTTGGGAGGTGTCAATGCCAATGATGTCCCTTTAGccagaggaaaggcagagcaggaatggACCACATAAATTCAAAGCTTCCATAGTTTTTTGGAATGCAGGACTAGACCCAAAGCCTGGATTTATCCAGATGTTTCATCCTACAAGGCACTGAAGTGTCTTGACTCAGCCACCAAAGGTCTTAAGCCCTGTGTACTCCAAAGGTTGCTAATCCTtaacaataaattaaaattctatGGAAAATACCCAGTTTGTGTCCATtgcatgttttcatttcagtgagaaCTTGCCTTGTTCAGATGACATATAGATCATTATTATACATATGAGTTTATAGATATAATTTTTTCTATGATTcatatattaatttataatttataaaattatgtaTAATTCTAGAATTAGACTAAAGAATATAATTAATAGAGTTATATTTATAATCCATAGAATTAAAATTGTTATGGCCCGTTATAATGATACTGTTAATTTGAGAGTGCAcgggagagcaggaaaaataaaattctgtgtaGCCAACATTTGCAGGGTGGCAAATCCATACATTTACTTATGGACGGGTGTGGGGACGCACACACAGATGCAGATAAAAGATGAATTAATGTCCAAATTAAATGAAtcacaggtgaaaaaaaaaaagaaaaatactttgctcCAAGAGGAAAGCTCATCCAGACCGGCAGGTACACAAGAGGCTTTGTTATAGGAACAACAAACATGGCAATTAATGAAATGACCATTCCCTAATTTCCCTAGGTTGGATTCATCCCGAAATGTCACGGCAGTGACTCACGGAGCGCTGGCTCATGCTCGGGCTCACCTCGAGCCCAGGCTGAGCCTCCTGTAAACACAGCTGGGAATGCCATCAGCGCCTGACTCACCGGGAGAGCATTCCCGCTCCCGGGGAACGCATTCCTATGGGAATCCCGGCACTCGGCACTCCGGGACCCGCTGCGACCCCAGCCCGGGGCTCTGCGAGCAACCCCGGGTGCCCCCGCCGCCGTCCCGGAGCGGGAGCGGTGATGTCAGGGcttggagaggctgcaggaaaaTCTGCTCCAATCACCCAGCACCCAGAAAAGCTGGATCGGTTCCGTCCCGGCATCAAATGCTCTTTGTCACCTCAGGAGGCAGCGGGGTTTTTTAGCCCTTCAGCTAAAAGCATTCCATGACTCCGGGGTTTTCCTCCTGGTACGGCAGGACttcattaaaacattaaatttgATCCAAATAAAGACCAAATAAATCCCTGCAGATTATTGTTATTTCTCTTGTCCTCAGGTCTCATTAAGCAACATTCCTCGAATTTATTGTATTAataactcattttaaaataaattaatggatAGAATAGACTAAGGATATCTTTTTAAATAAGTTAATAAGCTTAAACTTACAGTAAACCGagtcatttttaaaataagttaataAACTTAAAATAAACTTACAATGAACTTAAAATAAACCATGAACACATTTAGAAAGAAGTTAATAAACATAATAGACTGAGAGCACATTTTAAGATCAGTTAATAGACAAACTCAGACCAAGTTAAGAGACAAAATAGACCAAGAGCCTACACAGCCAATCTGTGGTTAATTCATCCGAAGCTGGGCAGCGCTGGAGCCACGGGAGGAGAACCGTGAATCACCGCAGGCAATGCCCAGAGCAGGATCAGGTGTAGTTAGGAAGCAGTGACAAGTGGAGCAGTTAAGGATCTGAGCCACCCTTTCAACACCCTACGTTTGTGGTCAAAGAATTTGGAAAGTCTGGTTCTAAACCTGTTCAAGTTCTGGTTTAGCTCAGGACTAACAATCCACATTTTTactctttgctgcttttctcctgtccTTTATCCCCGAGGGCACAAAGTACCACAGGACCCCCAAACATTTGGAAGCTTTGCCTTCCAAGGATTTGAGGATTTCTCCCGGCACCTTCTTTTCCAGCAACGCCAGGACTATTTAGGGATGCCCGCTAGGAAAGGATGGGGAATGCTGAGAGATACAAACCATGGGCAGCAGTTTTGTGGACTTGCCGAGAGCTTGCCAAGAACTTCTGGGATTTCTAggggagagacacagagagggAATTTGtcgctggagctgctggaaagtTTCTTGGAGCAGTTTTCCTGGTTGTGCCTCTCACTGTGAGGCACTCACAGATCAAACGAGCGTGTAAAAGTAACGACATATttaaaggaggggaaaaatattttccagagctGAGTCCAGCAGGGATGCCAAGAACATCCAGGGAAATAAAGCCACACAGTGGAAGGGGCAACAGAGCCTTTGCAGCCCGGCCACGAGATCCTGCAGCGAGCGGGACCAGCTCGGAGTGGGCACGAGGAGCAAACCCCAGGGAGCACATCCCAGCAACAACAACCCCGCATGGCACGGTCCAGAGGATGTTTGGGACGCGTGAAAGGAGCAGGATGGCACGAAAAGGTCAGCAGCTGAATCAAGTGACTGTGAAAACCATTGGAGTTTGTTAATTTTGGGGCAGGTTCCCGTTTAATGCCACGCTCGGCTGGACCAGCGGAGGAACTGCCCGGAAAGCGACATTTCCTCCTTAAAGTGCGAAAGGCAAgctcagggatggggagggattGCGTGGAAGAGTTTTACCTGGAAGGTGGAGTAGACCATGCTGgtggctgcttttcccagtgccTTTCCCGGCTCGGTGTGCTCGGCGCGAGGGATGGCAGAGGTGTGTGGCTGAAGGTGCTCGTGGCAGGGTTTATATCTGCGTCCAAAAGGcaatttgctttctgtttttgtGCAACTGAATTTCCAGGGGGATGACATcagcccctggggagccagagggtGGGGGGAATCGTGAGGAGGGGTGGTTTGTCCCTGCTGGACAGAAGGGAAACCCCCCCCACCCgctttcaggaaataaaaaaggatttcGGACAATCACTGACAAGGTTCAAGGAAACTCCTGTCTCCAAAATGCCGCAGGTGCCAATGGGTGAAGCAACCGGCACCAGGCTCCTCCTCCCGAGGAGGACTATAAAAGTGGGATTTACCAGGAAATGAGAGGGACAAGAGCATCCTCCCATTGAGCCGAAGTGTCACCAAAGCAGGTaaatcccagctgcagaggcagaagtGAGGCAGTGGTGGTTTTGTTGGATGCTTTTCTTGAATACCTTCAGTGTTTGGGTGTTTGGCTGAgtcttttccagctctccttcttctccatcTCCAGCGCTGCCGGGTCACTGAACTGGGAGTGcaccctggagctgccagggaacaCCGGGAGCCTTCGTTCCCAAAGCAATGTTTGGATTCTGGGGGAATGCCACGGCTCTTTGCTTTGTCCAGCCTGGggatatttattattttgggCAGAATAACAGCCTGGTGGGccacagttttatttaaaattggGGGTTTAAATAACCCCCATGCAGAACTTTGTCATAGCAATGTATCCCTGGCAATTCCATGCTGGTTTGCACCAGAGGAGAGGCAGCGTTGTGATGTGaaatccagctgtgtgctgtggctgtgcactGCTCCCCTTGCTGTGTGCTTATCCAAAACgagttttgttctctttccGTGTTTATCTGCGGAGAGGCAGCGTTTCCTCAGAGCTCTGTAAACGTTTGCTGTCACTAACAAGGTGGG
This window contains:
- the LOC116451116 gene encoding cis-aconitate decarboxylase-like, which codes for MVYSTFQKSQKFLASSRQVHKTAAHGLLKPPHLAPAGAAARGCQRGAHRCPCPSLCPGAAVVARSAPEDTVTSSFASFIHAARPEQLSQTVRQRSKRMILDSIGVGLVGSTTRVFDIALRYCRELYSSVAVSSVYGKPGVKLSPTLAAFTNGVATHSMDFDDTWHPATHPSGAVLPALLAASQMLPPNTKPTGLDFLLAFNVGLEVQGRLMHFSTEAHDIPKRFHPPSVVGTLGSAAATAKLLSLSSAQCCHALGIAASLAGAPMANAATQAKPLHVGNATRLGLEAALLAARGMEANPLILDDIPGCSGFSAFYSVYQPKPLSTPGQQHQFLLEKQDIAFKRFPAHLGMHWVVDAALSVRNLFINYAGSFSPSLIRTIMLKIPVSKYINRPFPSSEHQARHSFQFNACAALLDGEVGLGSFSESSIHRQELRELLDKVVVEHPEDNVANFDKMYGEVALLLHSGDVLTGKCDTFYGHWRKPLSKESLLKKFRSNASHVLPEEKIEAIITLVDNLETLSDSSQLACSL